One window of Chamaesiphon minutus PCC 6605 genomic DNA carries:
- a CDS encoding cytochrome c oxidase subunit 3, translating to MQGSISDQTQINIESATHDSHHEAHPDFRIFGLIVFLVAEGMIFLGLFVAYGAFRAMAPEWPPAGTPKLELLLPGINTVILIASSLVIHQADTAIKKNDVKGLQLWFGLTALMGIVFLGGQLYEYSHLGFGLRTNLFASTFYILTGFHGLHVTVGVLLILSVLWRSMKPKHYGTNNHFGVEAAEIYWHFVDVIWIILFILLYLI from the coding sequence ATGCAAGGATCTATTTCCGACCAAACGCAAATTAATATTGAAAGCGCGACCCATGATAGCCATCACGAAGCGCATCCCGACTTTCGGATCTTTGGGCTAATCGTCTTTCTCGTCGCAGAAGGCATGATTTTCCTGGGTCTATTTGTCGCTTATGGAGCATTTCGGGCGATGGCACCAGAATGGCCGCCAGCGGGCACGCCCAAGCTCGAATTACTGCTGCCTGGGATAAATACAGTCATCCTGATTGCTAGTAGCTTAGTCATCCATCAAGCCGATACCGCAATCAAAAAAAATGACGTTAAAGGTTTGCAATTGTGGTTTGGACTTACTGCCTTAATGGGCATTGTTTTTTTAGGCGGACAGTTGTATGAATATAGCCATCTAGGATTTGGACTGCGGACTAATTTGTTTGCCAGTACTTTCTATATTTTGACTGGCTTTCACGGCTTGCACGTTACCGTCGGCGTACTGTTGATTTTATCGGTACTATGGCGATCGATGAAACCCAAACATTACGGTACCAACAATCATTTCGGTGTCGAAGCTGCCGAAATCTATTGGCACTTTGTCGATGTAATTTGGATTATCTTGTTTATTCTGTTATATCTAATTTGA
- a CDS encoding DUF1350 family protein, whose product MDWQEISGNWVYIPRQPRAVIHFLGGAFVAAAPHLTYRLLLEDLAKQGYVIIATPFINTFDHRAIAGEVYNRFEDTLELLQKRRYLPADDLLPVYGLGHSMGCKLHLLIGSMYDVDRAGNMLISFNNFSARDAVPLMGQMPVEFNMEFSPNPQETLKLIAEYYDVQQNLIVKFSNDTLDQSYTLGQTLKQIFPGQISTLTINGSHVTPLGQDFQWQLNPQIFTPFDAIGQWLKQEVHRDLHQLKREILDWLEPVASR is encoded by the coding sequence ATGGATTGGCAAGAAATTTCTGGTAATTGGGTATACATTCCTCGTCAGCCTCGCGCCGTCATTCATTTTTTAGGCGGTGCGTTTGTAGCCGCTGCCCCCCATCTTACCTATCGATTGTTGCTCGAAGATTTAGCCAAGCAAGGCTATGTAATTATTGCAACGCCGTTTATCAATACTTTCGATCATCGAGCGATCGCTGGCGAAGTCTACAATCGGTTTGAAGATACCTTAGAATTACTCCAAAAACGTCGCTATTTACCTGCCGATGATTTGTTGCCAGTTTACGGTTTGGGTCACAGTATGGGCTGCAAATTACACTTGTTAATTGGCAGTATGTACGATGTCGATCGTGCGGGAAATATGCTGATCTCATTCAATAACTTCTCGGCGCGCGACGCTGTTCCTTTGATGGGACAAATGCCTGTAGAGTTTAATATGGAGTTTTCGCCCAATCCCCAGGAAACTCTCAAATTAATTGCCGAATATTATGACGTGCAGCAGAATCTGATTGTCAAATTTAGTAATGATACGCTCGATCAATCATATACGCTCGGTCAAACCCTGAAGCAGATTTTTCCAGGTCAGATCTCGACATTGACGATTAATGGCAGCCACGTTACTCCCTTGGGACAAGATTTTCAATGGCAACTCAATCCCCAAATTTTCACACCGTTTGATGCGATCGGGCAATGGCTCAAACAAGAAGTACACCGCGATTTGCACCAACTCAAGCGCGAAATTTTGGACTGGTTGGAGCCTGTAGCTAGTAGATAG
- the coaBC gene encoding bifunctional phosphopantothenoylcysteine decarboxylase/phosphopantothenate--cysteine ligase CoaBC has protein sequence MKVLIGIGGGIAAYKVCEIISSLFKTGIELKVILTAGGEQFITPLTVATLSRHPAYTDRDFWQPLHHRPLHIELGEWADLLVIAPLTANTLGKLAQGLADNLLTNTVLASTCPILLAPAMNTEMWNQVAVQRNWQLLGQDPRYHVAGAGVGLLACDRVGMGRMAEPEEILPYIHSLLHTGGKRDLTGKRVLVSTGGTREFFDPVRFIGNPATGKMGLALAQAAAHRGGIVTLVHSTLPDVAIDRRIQLIQAIDSAMMQQQMVAHFATADLVLMSAAVADVKPAHYSDQKLPKKLLPTNLELAPVPDIIAELSKLKQPHQKLIGFAAQTGDIITPALEKLQRKNLDAIVTNPVDLPDSGFGSDRNQAVMLKRSGDRLDISPCAKLEMAHQILDGIF, from the coding sequence ATGAAAGTTTTAATTGGCATTGGGGGTGGGATTGCCGCATATAAAGTATGTGAAATAATTTCCAGTTTATTTAAGACTGGAATCGAACTCAAAGTTATCCTCACAGCAGGTGGCGAGCAATTTATTACACCATTGACGGTAGCAACATTATCCCGTCATCCGGCGTATACGGATCGCGATTTTTGGCAACCGCTCCATCACCGTCCGCTGCATATCGAATTGGGTGAATGGGCAGATTTATTAGTAATTGCGCCGCTGACGGCAAATACTTTAGGCAAACTCGCGCAGGGATTAGCCGATAATTTATTAACTAATACAGTTTTAGCTTCTACTTGTCCGATATTACTCGCTCCTGCCATGAATACAGAAATGTGGAATCAAGTGGCGGTGCAGCGAAATTGGCAACTATTAGGTCAAGATCCTCGCTATCATGTGGCTGGAGCTGGCGTAGGCTTGCTGGCTTGCGATCGCGTCGGCATGGGCAGAATGGCGGAGCCTGAAGAGATCCTACCCTACATTCATTCTTTGCTACATACTGGCGGCAAGCGCGATCTCACGGGTAAACGAGTGCTCGTCAGTACGGGAGGAACGCGCGAATTTTTCGATCCCGTTCGCTTTATCGGCAACCCTGCCACTGGCAAAATGGGACTCGCGCTGGCGCAAGCCGCAGCACATCGCGGCGGGATCGTTACTTTAGTTCATAGTACGCTGCCAGATGTGGCAATCGATCGGCGCATTCAGCTAATACAGGCGATCGATAGTGCCATGATGCAGCAGCAGATGGTGGCACATTTTGCGACAGCAGATCTAGTGCTGATGTCAGCCGCAGTTGCCGATGTGAAGCCTGCTCATTATAGCGACCAAAAATTACCAAAAAAACTCCTGCCTACCAATCTGGAATTAGCTCCAGTCCCAGATATTATTGCCGAGTTGAGTAAGTTAAAACAACCTCATCAAAAACTAATCGGATTTGCCGCGCAGACTGGTGATATTATCACCCCCGCACTAGAGAAATTACAGCGCAAAAATTTGGACGCGATCGTTACTAATCCAGTAGACTTACCAGATAGTGGCTTTGGCAGCGATCGCAATCAAGCAGTTATGCTCAAACGCAGCGGCGATCGGCTCGATATTTCCCCCTGCGCTAAACTAGAGATGGCGCATCAAATTCTCGACGGCATCTTTTAA
- the isiD gene encoding protein IsiD, with product MTAIEMSKRNHIPNLTTEEVEELALRLESDDYRNPFDGLQDWHFLRAIAFQRPELVEPYIHLLDLEAYDEA from the coding sequence ATGACCGCGATCGAGATGTCCAAACGGAATCATATCCCCAATTTGACGACAGAAGAAGTAGAAGAACTAGCACTGCGATTGGAAAGCGATGATTATCGCAATCCTTTTGATGGATTGCAAGACTGGCATTTCTTGCGAGCGATCGCTTTTCAGCGTCCAGAGTTAGTGGAACCATACATTCATTTGCTCGATTTAGAAGCATATGATGAAGCTTAA
- a CDS encoding alpha/beta hydrolase: protein MTQIEANSPLDIMFVPARTDAPIGTIVVLHGWGANHDDLGELVPYFKLPEYQFLFPNGIFDHEYSDEGKMWYSFTGAGQLNDRSLTQLATSREVLTAWIQSLPDSTGIPLDRTWIAGFSQGGAMTLDIGLDLPVAGLIVLSGYLHQNRQQPPAAPSVLIIHGRQDDVVPISAARQGREVLTQWGVNVRYQEFDMGHSIVPEVLDVVRNFVTDRPTL, encoded by the coding sequence ATGACTCAAATCGAAGCAAACAGTCCACTCGACATTATGTTCGTTCCCGCTCGCACCGATGCGCCGATAGGTACGATCGTGGTGTTACATGGTTGGGGTGCCAATCATGACGATTTGGGCGAACTCGTACCATATTTTAAGCTACCGGAATATCAGTTTCTGTTTCCTAATGGTATCTTCGACCACGAATATAGCGACGAGGGGAAGATGTGGTATTCATTTACAGGTGCGGGACAGTTAAACGATCGCAGCCTCACTCAGTTAGCTACTAGTCGTGAAGTTTTGACTGCCTGGATTCAGTCGCTTCCAGATAGCACGGGAATTCCGCTCGATCGCACTTGGATTGCGGGTTTCTCTCAGGGTGGGGCGATGACACTGGATATCGGCCTAGATTTGCCTGTAGCAGGTCTAATCGTGCTCAGTGGCTACTTACATCAAAATCGGCAACAGCCTCCTGCTGCGCCTTCTGTCCTCATCATTCATGGCAGACAAGATGATGTCGTCCCGATTTCGGCGGCGCGCCAAGGGCGGGAAGTACTGACTCAGTGGGGAGTTAATGTCCGGTACCAAGAGTTTGACATGGGACACTCGATCGTACCAGAAGTTTTAGATGTAGTAAGAAATTTTGTTACGGATCGACCAACTTTATGA
- a CDS encoding GAF domain-containing protein, with amino-acid sequence MSDPALQIIFTRLSRDLARDTLIQTTTNELRTALTADRVVLYYFYYKWSGRVTFESLSDRQFSILGSTGPDGCFNGEYAKLYEEGRVRAIPDIESEPIAPCHREHLQQLQVKANLVVPIVIDRGLWGLLVAHHCRSIYHWSAEEIVLMQTAASKLAIVPSIYHS; translated from the coding sequence ATGTCCGATCCAGCACTACAAATAATTTTCACTCGATTATCGCGCGATCTAGCTAGAGATACGCTCATCCAAACAACTACTAACGAACTCCGAACCGCACTCACTGCCGATCGAGTGGTTTTGTACTATTTTTACTATAAATGGTCGGGACGAGTCACTTTTGAGTCATTGAGCGATCGTCAATTTTCGATTTTGGGTTCGACTGGACCCGATGGCTGTTTTAATGGTGAGTACGCCAAACTCTATGAAGAGGGTAGGGTGCGGGCGATTCCTGATATCGAGTCAGAACCGATTGCACCTTGTCATCGCGAGCATCTCCAACAGCTCCAAGTCAAAGCCAATCTCGTGGTACCTATTGTCATCGATCGCGGCTTGTGGGGATTATTGGTAGCTCATCATTGCCGCTCTATCTATCATTGGAGTGCCGAGGAGATCGTACTGATGCAAACAGCCGCTAGTAAGCTAGCCATAGTACCGAGTATTTATCATAGCTAA
- a CDS encoding carboxypeptidase-like regulatory domain-containing protein yields MPLNLASYLKCLHLKTNLLIRAILWCGSIGYLCAVEAIASPLPASDESATSDNSSANIVQIKAIVNQSPARQISVQGEVDARQRPVRIERWLLPFDATLKLLNIQQRQLPNGELELASPYLLVRFNPRQLRAHPQLGRAISISDLQKLPGLKINFDVRQKAVKFSYSLPKNPPQPVAKAAPVVLDGLAAIDPPRASVSALQQRINLSGSANNQLNTQGEFKSVGTIWGSSWYLRVEQPKLANLLTWGLSDAVVINQSPNIDWISGSQSPFWRRQGNPSGTYWGVTTIVRQDFTPPTSLSGGNFIPNERLQSSRLGRTVVGQAQPGTVVRLVRGFNTNVVGQILVDSSGVFRFENVLVSKEDEFANSYRLLLYPNGQLTADPQVRDVAFTTVPGQLPTGSGAWVASAGVNYNRQPDRFLGRFDGLQGGVAYRRGLSESITLGGGIISDPQAVRGLSEVFWQPTGVPLQASVSAVTGDRWDIVSNLNYQPAPNFNANFSSDKFSSRADLNWLLSPKFTAISKYDSLSGVAIGGNYNFSVAPNSNSNIQGTLDSNSFIRWSASHQQNNWLLGLQGNEISLNSEVSYLISAANGSSHNLVANYQTTRSSAPTTFGQLLWRYQSPTLQSELGYGWSGFGRGANAGIGMTLSPGLQLLGRYQGISAFTNRESFSLELQSTIDFQGGNVTNTQVEDLRTRGGIAIQPFLDRNRNGQQDAGEESFWHPTLITLDKKPLDPSRTTQAANRVEIRTAPGSYRLDLDPTRLPAYWRSSLADTAGKPSDSVRVNVALGSYTTISIPLTPMYTVKGIVWDAAGKPLANTQVAAIHVAGKEDRRETMTKSDGSYEFTDLALGAYEISVAGQSQASTIAIAVSSPVLQQLNLQLEAASNLTSPDRLTIDNYELIFVTCWQGL; encoded by the coding sequence TTGCCACTAAATCTCGCCTCCTATTTAAAATGTCTGCATCTTAAAACTAACCTGTTAATACGGGCGATCTTGTGGTGTGGATCTATCGGTTATTTATGTGCGGTTGAAGCGATTGCCAGTCCGTTGCCAGCGAGTGATGAATCTGCCACAAGCGACAATTCGAGCGCGAATATCGTCCAAATTAAAGCGATCGTCAATCAGTCACCAGCGCGGCAAATTAGCGTCCAAGGTGAAGTCGATGCACGGCAACGACCCGTTAGGATAGAAAGATGGTTGCTACCTTTTGATGCGACGCTCAAACTTTTAAATATTCAGCAACGACAGTTACCTAATGGTGAATTAGAGCTGGCATCGCCATACCTTTTAGTGAGATTTAATCCCAGACAATTGCGAGCGCATCCGCAATTAGGCAGAGCGATTAGTATTAGCGATCTCCAAAAATTGCCCGGTCTGAAAATTAACTTCGACGTTCGACAAAAAGCAGTCAAATTCAGCTACAGTCTGCCCAAAAATCCGCCGCAACCCGTGGCAAAAGCGGCACCTGTAGTTTTAGATGGATTGGCCGCGATCGACCCGCCTAGGGCCAGTGTTAGTGCGTTGCAACAGCGAATTAATCTCAGCGGCTCGGCGAACAATCAACTCAATACTCAAGGTGAATTTAAATCAGTCGGTACGATTTGGGGTTCGAGTTGGTATCTGCGCGTCGAGCAGCCCAAGCTGGCTAACTTGTTAACTTGGGGACTTAGCGACGCGGTAGTTATCAATCAAAGTCCGAATATCGATTGGATTTCTGGTTCGCAAAGTCCGTTTTGGCGCAGACAGGGCAATCCGTCTGGCACTTATTGGGGCGTAACGACGATTGTGCGGCAAGATTTTACGCCACCGACATCGCTGTCGGGAGGCAACTTCATACCGAACGAGCGATTACAATCGAGTCGGTTGGGGCGAACCGTGGTCGGACAGGCACAGCCAGGAACGGTGGTGCGACTGGTGCGCGGCTTTAATACCAATGTCGTCGGCCAAATTTTGGTAGATAGTTCGGGTGTATTTCGATTTGAGAATGTGTTGGTGAGCAAGGAGGATGAGTTTGCCAATAGTTATCGACTGTTGTTGTATCCTAACGGCCAATTAACTGCCGATCCGCAAGTGCGGGATGTAGCTTTTACGACTGTTCCCGGTCAGTTACCCACCGGATCTGGGGCGTGGGTTGCTTCGGCGGGGGTTAATTACAATCGCCAACCCGATCGATTTCTGGGTAGATTCGACGGCTTGCAGGGTGGGGTAGCTTATCGACGCGGACTGAGCGAATCGATTACTTTAGGCGGTGGGATAATTAGCGATCCGCAGGCGGTGCGTGGCTTGAGTGAAGTATTTTGGCAGCCGACAGGGGTGCCATTGCAAGCTTCGGTATCGGCGGTTACTGGCGATCGGTGGGATATAGTCAGCAATCTCAATTATCAGCCAGCACCAAATTTTAATGCCAATTTTAGCAGCGATAAATTTTCTAGTCGGGCAGATCTTAATTGGCTATTATCTCCCAAATTTACAGCAATTAGTAAATACGATAGTTTGTCGGGGGTGGCGATCGGCGGTAACTATAATTTTAGTGTGGCACCTAATAGTAATAGCAATATTCAGGGCACGCTCGATAGTAATTCTTTTATCCGCTGGAGTGCTAGTCACCAACAGAATAATTGGTTGCTGGGTTTGCAAGGCAATGAAATCAGTCTCAACTCCGAAGTCAGCTATCTGATTTCGGCGGCCAATGGTAGTAGTCACAATCTGGTTGCTAACTATCAAACCACGCGATCGAGTGCGCCGACAACTTTCGGTCAATTACTGTGGCGATATCAATCGCCGACACTGCAATCGGAATTAGGTTATGGCTGGAGTGGCTTCGGACGCGGTGCCAATGCTGGTATTGGGATGACTTTATCGCCGGGATTACAATTATTGGGTCGCTATCAGGGGATTTCTGCTTTTACCAATCGGGAAAGTTTTTCTCTAGAATTACAATCTACCATCGATTTTCAAGGTGGCAATGTTACCAATACGCAAGTTGAAGATCTCCGCACTCGCGGCGGAATTGCGATCCAACCATTTTTAGATCGCAATCGAAATGGCCAACAAGATGCTGGCGAAGAGAGTTTCTGGCACCCGACGCTGATTACCCTGGATAAAAAACCACTCGATCCCAGTCGCACTACTCAAGCAGCCAATCGAGTAGAAATTCGTACCGCTCCTGGTAGCTATCGACTCGATCTCGATCCGACGCGTCTGCCTGCTTATTGGCGCAGTTCGCTTGCTGATACGGCTGGCAAACCATCAGACTCGGTGCGGGTGAATGTTGCTCTGGGTAGTTATACGACTATTTCTATTCCTTTAACCCCGATGTATACGGTGAAAGGGATCGTCTGGGATGCTGCTGGGAAGCCGCTGGCAAATACGCAGGTAGCAGCTATTCATGTTGCGGGGAAGGAGGATCGGCGCGAGACGATGACTAAATCGGATGGTAGTTATGAATTTACCGATCTGGCTTTAGGTGCGTATGAAATTTCTGTTGCGGGACAATCTCAAGCTAGTACGATCGCGATCGCGGTTAGTTCGCCAGTACTGCAACAACTCAATCTTCAGCTAGAGGCAGCGAGTAATTTAACGTCTCCAGATCGTTTGACGATCGATAATTACGAACTGATTTTTGTGACCTGTTGGCAGGGATTGTAG
- the ctaD gene encoding cytochrome c oxidase subunit I, with amino-acid sequence MTAELSIPTQPAEDDVVHNPRRWQDYFTFSTDHKVIGIQYFVTGFIFYIIGGLLAEAIRTELATPDPDLVDPATYNSMFTMHGTIMIFLWIVPAGTGAFANYLLPLMIGARDMAFPKLNAVAFWIIPPTGLLLIASFFLGPAQAGWTSYPPLSLLTGKVGEGIWIMSLLLLGTSSILGGINFFTTILKMRIPSMAMMQMPLFCWAMLATSALMIIATPVLAGALILLSFDLLAGTSFFNPTGGGEPVVYQHMFWFYSHPAVYIMVLPFFGVISEVIPVHCRKPVFGYGAIAYSSMAISFLGLIVWAHHMFTSGTPPWLRMFFMITTMVIAVPTGIKIFGWLATMWGGKITLNTPMLFAMGFISTFVIGGITGVMLAAVPFDIHVHDTYFVVAHLHYVLFGGSVFGIYTGIYHWFPKVTGRHINDTWGKIHFALTYIGFNVTFLPMHILGLQGMPRRIAMYAPEFQGLNQICTYGSYVLAISTVPFLVNAIWCAYKGEKAGNNPWNALTLEWQTTSPPEIENFEVLPVLTTGPYDYGDTERVEEPPKVFTNV; translated from the coding sequence ATGACAGCAGAATTATCAATTCCCACCCAGCCAGCCGAGGATGATGTAGTTCATAATCCGCGCAGATGGCAAGATTATTTTACATTTAGTACCGATCACAAAGTGATTGGTATCCAGTACTTTGTCACTGGCTTTATCTTCTATATTATCGGTGGTTTGTTAGCCGAAGCAATTCGGACAGAACTAGCTACTCCCGACCCAGATTTAGTCGATCCTGCTACTTATAATAGTATGTTCACCATGCACGGGACGATCATGATCTTCCTGTGGATCGTACCAGCCGGAACGGGTGCATTTGCCAACTATCTATTGCCGCTAATGATTGGCGCACGCGATATGGCATTTCCCAAGCTCAATGCCGTAGCCTTTTGGATTATTCCACCGACAGGTTTATTGTTGATTGCTAGCTTCTTTTTAGGACCAGCCCAAGCTGGTTGGACTTCATATCCACCGCTGAGTTTACTGACAGGTAAAGTAGGCGAAGGAATTTGGATTATGAGTCTGTTACTGCTCGGAACTTCTTCGATTTTGGGGGGGATTAATTTCTTCACCACGATTCTGAAGATGCGCATTCCTAGCATGGCCATGATGCAAATGCCCTTATTTTGTTGGGCGATGTTGGCAACTTCGGCATTGATGATAATTGCGACGCCTGTACTCGCTGGCGCGCTGATTTTATTATCCTTCGACCTCCTGGCTGGCACCTCCTTTTTCAATCCGACAGGTGGCGGCGAGCCAGTAGTTTACCAGCACATGTTCTGGTTCTACTCACACCCTGCGGTATACATCATGGTATTACCCTTCTTTGGGGTGATTTCGGAAGTAATTCCCGTGCATTGTCGCAAACCTGTTTTCGGTTACGGCGCGATCGCGTATTCTAGTATGGCAATTAGCTTTTTGGGCTTGATTGTCTGGGCGCACCACATGTTTACCAGCGGTACGCCGCCCTGGTTGCGGATGTTTTTCATGATCACCACCATGGTAATTGCCGTACCGACAGGGATTAAAATCTTTGGTTGGTTGGCAACGATGTGGGGCGGTAAAATCACGCTCAATACGCCGATGCTGTTCGCGATGGGCTTTATCTCCACCTTCGTTATCGGTGGGATTACCGGAGTCATGCTGGCCGCAGTTCCATTTGATATCCACGTTCACGATACCTATTTCGTCGTCGCTCACTTGCACTACGTCTTATTCGGTGGTAGCGTCTTCGGCATTTACACGGGCATCTATCACTGGTTCCCTAAAGTCACCGGACGCCATATCAACGATACTTGGGGTAAAATTCACTTCGCCCTTACTTATATCGGTTTTAACGTTACCTTCTTGCCTATGCACATCCTCGGCTTGCAAGGGATGCCGCGCCGGATTGCCATGTACGCGCCCGAATTCCAAGGTTTGAATCAAATCTGTACCTACGGTAGTTACGTGCTGGCAATCTCCACTGTACCCTTCTTGGTCAACGCAATTTGGTGTGCATACAAAGGCGAGAAAGCTGGTAATAATCCTTGGAATGCTCTGACTCTAGAGTGGCAAACTACTTCACCACCAGAAATCGAGAACTTTGAAGTTTTACCAGTACTAACGACAGGCCCTTACGATTATGGGGATACCGAGCGAGTTGAAGAACCACCCAAGGTATTTACCAATGTTTAG
- a CDS encoding IS4 family transposase, producing MTSRRRSNRDHAKKNHQPGVEDEIIAAQVEALLTPAIFNQSHYYRQLGLRNRLLNLPLMMAAVLTLLWRNVPGVRELSRMLGREGFLWCEPTQVSQQAIAQRFLTFPSELFERVFKELLPEFRVKWHQRKQRLLPQSIEFAQAKFERIWACDGSTLEAIFKKLDSLSDVPIGQLAGKMGVVIDLVTRLPIEIWFRENPKASDVNFEKDILNLVTSGTLLLLDRGFYHFQFWQELINRDIHFITRLKKGASLQIERVFSNSYSIRDRIVRMGSGTKKTPYITVRLVEIKVGKVWYSYLTSVLDPLNLPPYVVADLYGRRWRIEEAFNTVKRLLGLSYLWTGSVNGIKLQMWGTWLFYAVLVDLGDAVADELSLPFDRISLEMIYRGLYHFHVAHHKGLAANPVTYFAAPENQDLGIVKTVRKPNVKLIIAPFPDSMSRTDNFFFDSSPQARLTSAIAS from the coding sequence ATGACCAGCCGCCGAAGAAGTAACCGCGACCACGCCAAAAAGAACCACCAACCAGGTGTGGAAGATGAGATCATCGCCGCTCAAGTAGAGGCTTTATTGACACCAGCAATTTTCAATCAAAGTCATTACTACCGACAATTAGGGCTGAGAAATCGGCTGTTAAATTTACCCTTGATGATGGCAGCAGTGCTGACGCTACTGTGGCGGAATGTGCCAGGAGTCAGAGAACTAAGCCGAATGTTAGGGCGAGAAGGATTTTTGTGGTGTGAGCCAACACAAGTAAGTCAACAGGCGATTGCACAAAGATTTCTGACCTTTCCATCTGAGTTATTTGAGAGAGTGTTTAAGGAATTACTGCCAGAATTTAGAGTGAAGTGGCACCAGAGAAAACAGCGATTGTTGCCACAAAGCATTGAATTTGCTCAAGCAAAATTTGAGCGGATTTGGGCATGTGATGGCTCCACATTGGAAGCGATATTCAAGAAATTAGATAGCTTATCTGATGTGCCAATCGGACAACTAGCGGGAAAAATGGGAGTAGTCATAGATTTGGTGACGAGATTGCCGATTGAAATCTGGTTTAGAGAAAATCCCAAAGCTTCAGATGTTAATTTTGAGAAAGATATCCTGAATTTAGTAACATCGGGCACTTTATTGCTCTTGGATCGAGGCTTCTATCATTTCCAATTTTGGCAAGAATTAATTAACAGAGATATTCATTTTATTACTCGATTAAAAAAAGGTGCATCGCTACAGATAGAGCGAGTATTTAGCAATAGTTATAGTATCCGTGACCGAATAGTGCGGATGGGGTCTGGCACCAAAAAGACTCCATATATAACTGTAAGATTAGTCGAAATTAAAGTGGGTAAAGTCTGGTATTCTTATCTAACTAGTGTACTCGACCCATTGAATCTTCCTCCCTATGTAGTCGCCGATTTGTACGGAAGACGGTGGCGAATTGAAGAGGCTTTTAATACTGTTAAACGATTGCTCGGGTTGAGTTATTTATGGACTGGTTCAGTTAATGGAATTAAATTACAGATGTGGGGGACTTGGCTGTTTTATGCAGTTCTAGTCGATTTAGGTGATGCTGTAGCTGATGAATTATCTCTCCCATTCGACCGCATTTCTTTAGAGATGATTTATCGAGGTCTTTATCACTTTCATGTAGCTCATCATAAAGGTTTAGCTGCCAATCCAGTCACCTATTTTGCTGCCCCAGAGAATCAAGATTTAGGTATTGTTAAAACTGTTCGTAAACCTAATGTTAAGTTAATTATTGCACCTTTTCCTGATTCTATGAGTCGAACAGACAATTTTTTCTTCGACTCATCGCCTCAAGCCCGCTTGACAAGTGCGATCGCTTCTTAA